From the Hevea brasiliensis isolate MT/VB/25A 57/8 chromosome 15, ASM3005281v1, whole genome shotgun sequence genome, one window contains:
- the LOC110655236 gene encoding plant intracellular Ras-group-related LRR protein 6 isoform X4, with protein sequence MDRILKAARTSGSLNLSNRSLRDVPDEVYRSLDAVGEGEKWWEAVELQKLILAHNNIESLKEDLRNLPQLTVLNVSNNKLIKLPAAIGELPLLKSLDVSFNLLQKVPEEIGSATSLVKFDCSSNQLKELPGSLGGCLDLSELKVSNNFITSLPEDLAKCSKLTKVDFEGNKLNSFSGNLMASWTMLTELNASKNFLTVIPDNFGSLSRLIRLDLHQNRISSIPPSIRGCCSLLEFYMGNNSLSTLPAEIGELCRLATLDLHSNQLKEFPMEACKLHLSVLDLSNNSLSGLPSEIGKMTTLRKLLLTGNPLRTIRSSLVSGPTPALLKYLRSRLSEAEDSEATTPAKEIVIAMAARESVSSKELTLEGMGLSAVPSEVWDSGEVVKVNLSRNSIQELPVELSSCVSLQILILSRNKIQEWPGAILKSLSNLSCLKLDNNPLRQIPSDGFQAVSMLQILDLSGNPSSLPDHSAFSNLPHLQELYLRHVRLHEVPSDILSLQQLRILDLSQNALQSIPEGFKTLTSLTELDLSDNNISALPPELGLLEPSLQALRLGGNPLRS encoded by the exons ATGGATCGGATCCTAAAAGCTGCAAGAACCTCTGGTTCCCTCAACCTCTCCAATCGCTCTCTTAG AGATGTGCCCGATGAGGTATACCGAAGTTTGGATGCAGTCGGGGAAGGTGAGAAGTGGTGGGAG GCTGTGGAGCTGCAAAAGCTAATTTTAGCTCATAATAACATTGAGTCATTAAAGGAAGACCTAAGAAATTTACCTCAACTTACTGTGTTGAATGTTAGTAATAACAAACTTATCAAGCTTCCAGCTGCAATTGGAGA GCTTCCCTTGCTTAAATCATTAGACGTTTCATTTAACTTGTTACAAAAAGTACCCGAGGAAATTGGATCAGCAACTTCCCTTGTCAA GTTTGATTGTTCGAGCAATCAACTTAAGGAACTCCCAGGTTCACTCGGAGGATGTTTAGATTTATCTGAATTGAAG GTGTCAAACAACTTCATCACCAGCTTGCCTGAAGATCTAGCAAAATGTTCAAAATTGACGAAAGTAGATTTCGAG GGAAACAAGCTAAATAGTTTTTCTGGGAATTTGATGGCATCGTGGACCATGCTTACAGAACTTAATGCAT CGAAGAACTTTCTCACTGTTATACCAGATAACTTTGGAAGCCTTTCACGACTCATTCGTCTTGACCTGCATCAAAACA GAATTTCATCAATCCCGCCATCAATAAGGGGTTGCTGTTCCCTTTTGGAATTTTATATGGG GAACAATTCACTTTCTACTTTACCAGCAGAGATTGGGGAACTTTGTCGCTTAGCAACACTAGATcttcactcaaaccag CTGAAGGAGTTTCCCATGGAGGCATGCAAATTACATCTTTCAGTCCTGGATCTTTCAAATAATTCATTGAGTGGATTGCCCTCAGAGATTG GAAAGATGACAACTTTGAGAAAACTGTTGCTTACTGGCAATCCATTGCGAACCATACGCAG CTCATTGGTTTCTGGACCTACACCTGCTTTATTGAAGTATCTTCGAAGTAGACTTTCTGAAGCTGAAG ATTCTGAAGCTACTACTCCAGCAAAGGAGATTGTTATTGCCATGGCAGCTCGAGAATCTGTTAGTTCCAAG GAACTTACTCTAGAAGGGATGGGTCTGAGTGCTGTCCCATCAGAAGTATGGGATTCAGGTGAAGTTGTAAAAGTCAATCTTTCTAGGAATTCTATCCAAGAGCTGCCTGTTGAACTTTCTTCATGTGTTTCCCTCCAG attttgattttatCCAGGAACAAGATCCAAGAGTGGCCTGGTGCAATTCTGAAATCACTTTCTAATCTTTCATGTTTGAAGCTGGACAATAATCCACTGAGACAG ATTCCATCGGACGGATTTCAAGCAGTCTCAATGCTTCAGATTCTGGATCTAAGTGGTAATCCATCTTCATTACCTGACCATTCAGCATTTTCTAACTTGCCTCATTTGCAAGAGCTTTACCTAAG ACATGTGCGATTGCATGAGGTACCGTCAGATATATTGAGCTTACAACAACTGCGAATCCTCGACTTGAGCCAAAATGCTTTACAATCAATCCCAGAG GGTTTCAAAACTCTTACTTCTCTTACTGAGCTTGACCTGTCAGACAACAATATTTCAGCACTTCCACCAGAGCTG GGTTTACTTGAACCAAGCCTACAGGCCTTGAGACTTGGTGGGAATCCACTGAGAAG TTGA
- the LOC110655236 gene encoding plant intracellular Ras-group-related LRR protein 6 isoform X1 — translation MDRILKAARTSGSLNLSNRSLRDVPDEVYRSLDAVGEGEKWWEAVELQKLILAHNNIESLKEDLRNLPQLTVLNVSNNKLIKLPAAIGELPLLKSLDVSFNLLQKVPEEIGSATSLVKFDCSSNQLKELPGSLGGCLDLSELKVSNNFITSLPEDLAKCSKLTKVDFEGNKLNSFSGNLMASWTMLTELNASKNFLTVIPDNFGSLSRLIRLDLHQNRISSIPPSIRGCCSLLEFYMGNNSLSTLPAEIGELCRLATLDLHSNQLKEFPMEACKLHLSVLDLSNNSLSGLPSEIGKMTTLRKLLLTGNPLRTIRSSLVSGPTPALLKYLRSRLSEAEDSEATTPAKEIVIAMAARESVSSKELTLEGMGLSAVPSEVWDSGEVVKVNLSRNSIQELPVELSSCVSLQILILSRNKIQEWPGAILKSLSNLSCLKLDNNPLRQIPSDGFQAVSMLQILDLSGNPSSLPDHSAFSNLPHLQELYLRHVRLHEVPSDILSLQQLRILDLSQNALQSIPEGFKTLTSLTELDLSDNNISALPPELGLLEPSLQALRLGGNPLRSIRRTILDRGTKAVLKYLKDKIPEQ, via the exons ATGGATCGGATCCTAAAAGCTGCAAGAACCTCTGGTTCCCTCAACCTCTCCAATCGCTCTCTTAG AGATGTGCCCGATGAGGTATACCGAAGTTTGGATGCAGTCGGGGAAGGTGAGAAGTGGTGGGAG GCTGTGGAGCTGCAAAAGCTAATTTTAGCTCATAATAACATTGAGTCATTAAAGGAAGACCTAAGAAATTTACCTCAACTTACTGTGTTGAATGTTAGTAATAACAAACTTATCAAGCTTCCAGCTGCAATTGGAGA GCTTCCCTTGCTTAAATCATTAGACGTTTCATTTAACTTGTTACAAAAAGTACCCGAGGAAATTGGATCAGCAACTTCCCTTGTCAA GTTTGATTGTTCGAGCAATCAACTTAAGGAACTCCCAGGTTCACTCGGAGGATGTTTAGATTTATCTGAATTGAAG GTGTCAAACAACTTCATCACCAGCTTGCCTGAAGATCTAGCAAAATGTTCAAAATTGACGAAAGTAGATTTCGAG GGAAACAAGCTAAATAGTTTTTCTGGGAATTTGATGGCATCGTGGACCATGCTTACAGAACTTAATGCAT CGAAGAACTTTCTCACTGTTATACCAGATAACTTTGGAAGCCTTTCACGACTCATTCGTCTTGACCTGCATCAAAACA GAATTTCATCAATCCCGCCATCAATAAGGGGTTGCTGTTCCCTTTTGGAATTTTATATGGG GAACAATTCACTTTCTACTTTACCAGCAGAGATTGGGGAACTTTGTCGCTTAGCAACACTAGATcttcactcaaaccag CTGAAGGAGTTTCCCATGGAGGCATGCAAATTACATCTTTCAGTCCTGGATCTTTCAAATAATTCATTGAGTGGATTGCCCTCAGAGATTG GAAAGATGACAACTTTGAGAAAACTGTTGCTTACTGGCAATCCATTGCGAACCATACGCAG CTCATTGGTTTCTGGACCTACACCTGCTTTATTGAAGTATCTTCGAAGTAGACTTTCTGAAGCTGAAG ATTCTGAAGCTACTACTCCAGCAAAGGAGATTGTTATTGCCATGGCAGCTCGAGAATCTGTTAGTTCCAAG GAACTTACTCTAGAAGGGATGGGTCTGAGTGCTGTCCCATCAGAAGTATGGGATTCAGGTGAAGTTGTAAAAGTCAATCTTTCTAGGAATTCTATCCAAGAGCTGCCTGTTGAACTTTCTTCATGTGTTTCCCTCCAG attttgattttatCCAGGAACAAGATCCAAGAGTGGCCTGGTGCAATTCTGAAATCACTTTCTAATCTTTCATGTTTGAAGCTGGACAATAATCCACTGAGACAG ATTCCATCGGACGGATTTCAAGCAGTCTCAATGCTTCAGATTCTGGATCTAAGTGGTAATCCATCTTCATTACCTGACCATTCAGCATTTTCTAACTTGCCTCATTTGCAAGAGCTTTACCTAAG ACATGTGCGATTGCATGAGGTACCGTCAGATATATTGAGCTTACAACAACTGCGAATCCTCGACTTGAGCCAAAATGCTTTACAATCAATCCCAGAG GGTTTCAAAACTCTTACTTCTCTTACTGAGCTTGACCTGTCAGACAACAATATTTCAGCACTTCCACCAGAGCTG GGTTTACTTGAACCAAGCCTACAGGCCTTGAGACTTGGTGGGAATCCACTGAGAAG cATCCGAAGGACAATTTTGGATAGAGGAACAAAAGCTGTTCTGAAGTATTTAAAGGACAAAATTCCAGAGCAGTAG
- the LOC110655236 gene encoding plant intracellular Ras-group-related LRR protein 6 isoform X2, which produces MDRILKAARTSGSLNLSNRSLRDVPDEVYRSLDAVGEGEKWWEAVELQKLILAHNNIESLKEDLRNLPQLTVLNVSNNKLIKLPAAIGELPLLKSLDVSFNLLQKVPEEIGSATSLVKFDCSSNQLKELPGSLGGCLDLSELKVSNNFITSLPEDLAKCSKLTKVDFEGNKLNSFSGNLMASWTMLTELNASKNFLTVIPDNFGSLSRLIRLDLHQNRISSIPPSIRGCCSLLEFYMGNNSLSTLPAEIGELCRLATLDLHSNQLKEFPMEACKLHLSVLDLSNNSLSGLPSEIGKMTTLRKLLLTGNPLRTIRSSLVSGPTPALLKYLRSRLSEAEDSEATTPAKEIVIAMAARESVSSKELTLEGMGLSAVPSEVWDSGEVVKVNLSRNSIQELPVELSSCVSLQILILSRNKIQEWPGAILKSLSNLSCLKLDNNPLRQIPSDGFQAVSMLQILDLSGNPSSLPDHSAFSNLPHLQELYLRHVRLHEVPSDILSLQQLRILDLSQNALQSIPEGFKTLTSLTELDLSDNNISALPPELGLLEPSLQALRLGGNPLRSWMSEGRLLV; this is translated from the exons ATGGATCGGATCCTAAAAGCTGCAAGAACCTCTGGTTCCCTCAACCTCTCCAATCGCTCTCTTAG AGATGTGCCCGATGAGGTATACCGAAGTTTGGATGCAGTCGGGGAAGGTGAGAAGTGGTGGGAG GCTGTGGAGCTGCAAAAGCTAATTTTAGCTCATAATAACATTGAGTCATTAAAGGAAGACCTAAGAAATTTACCTCAACTTACTGTGTTGAATGTTAGTAATAACAAACTTATCAAGCTTCCAGCTGCAATTGGAGA GCTTCCCTTGCTTAAATCATTAGACGTTTCATTTAACTTGTTACAAAAAGTACCCGAGGAAATTGGATCAGCAACTTCCCTTGTCAA GTTTGATTGTTCGAGCAATCAACTTAAGGAACTCCCAGGTTCACTCGGAGGATGTTTAGATTTATCTGAATTGAAG GTGTCAAACAACTTCATCACCAGCTTGCCTGAAGATCTAGCAAAATGTTCAAAATTGACGAAAGTAGATTTCGAG GGAAACAAGCTAAATAGTTTTTCTGGGAATTTGATGGCATCGTGGACCATGCTTACAGAACTTAATGCAT CGAAGAACTTTCTCACTGTTATACCAGATAACTTTGGAAGCCTTTCACGACTCATTCGTCTTGACCTGCATCAAAACA GAATTTCATCAATCCCGCCATCAATAAGGGGTTGCTGTTCCCTTTTGGAATTTTATATGGG GAACAATTCACTTTCTACTTTACCAGCAGAGATTGGGGAACTTTGTCGCTTAGCAACACTAGATcttcactcaaaccag CTGAAGGAGTTTCCCATGGAGGCATGCAAATTACATCTTTCAGTCCTGGATCTTTCAAATAATTCATTGAGTGGATTGCCCTCAGAGATTG GAAAGATGACAACTTTGAGAAAACTGTTGCTTACTGGCAATCCATTGCGAACCATACGCAG CTCATTGGTTTCTGGACCTACACCTGCTTTATTGAAGTATCTTCGAAGTAGACTTTCTGAAGCTGAAG ATTCTGAAGCTACTACTCCAGCAAAGGAGATTGTTATTGCCATGGCAGCTCGAGAATCTGTTAGTTCCAAG GAACTTACTCTAGAAGGGATGGGTCTGAGTGCTGTCCCATCAGAAGTATGGGATTCAGGTGAAGTTGTAAAAGTCAATCTTTCTAGGAATTCTATCCAAGAGCTGCCTGTTGAACTTTCTTCATGTGTTTCCCTCCAG attttgattttatCCAGGAACAAGATCCAAGAGTGGCCTGGTGCAATTCTGAAATCACTTTCTAATCTTTCATGTTTGAAGCTGGACAATAATCCACTGAGACAG ATTCCATCGGACGGATTTCAAGCAGTCTCAATGCTTCAGATTCTGGATCTAAGTGGTAATCCATCTTCATTACCTGACCATTCAGCATTTTCTAACTTGCCTCATTTGCAAGAGCTTTACCTAAG ACATGTGCGATTGCATGAGGTACCGTCAGATATATTGAGCTTACAACAACTGCGAATCCTCGACTTGAGCCAAAATGCTTTACAATCAATCCCAGAG GGTTTCAAAACTCTTACTTCTCTTACTGAGCTTGACCTGTCAGACAACAATATTTCAGCACTTCCACCAGAGCTG GGTTTACTTGAACCAAGCCTACAGGCCTTGAGACTTGGTGGGAATCCACTGAGAAG TTGGATGAGTGAAGGTCGTTTACTAGTTTGA
- the LOC110655236 gene encoding plant intracellular Ras-group-related LRR protein 6 isoform X3, which produces MDRILKAARTSGSLNLSNRSLRDVPDEVYRSLDAVGEGEKWWEAVELQKLILAHNNIESLKEDLRNLPQLTVLNVSNNKLIKLPAAIGELPLLKSLDVSFNLLQKVPEEIGSATSLVKFDCSSNQLKELPGSLGGCLDLSELKVSNNFITSLPEDLAKCSKLTKVDFEGNKLNSFSGNLMASWTMLTELNASKNFLTVIPDNFGSLSRLIRLDLHQNRISSIPPSIRGCCSLLEFYMGNNSLSTLPAEIGELCRLATLDLHSNQLKEFPMEACKLHLSVLDLSNNSLSGLPSEIGKMTTLRKLLLTGNPLRTIRSSLVSGPTPALLKYLRSRLSEAEDSEATTPAKEIVIAMAARESVSSKELTLEGMGLSAVPSEVWDSGEVVKVNLSRNSIQELPVELSSCVSLQILILSRNKIQEWPGAILKSLSNLSCLKLDNNPLRQIPSDGFQAVSMLQILDLSGNPSSLPDHSAFSNLPHLQELYLRHVRLHEVPSDILSLQQLRILDLSQNALQSIPEGFKTLTSLTELDLSDNNISALPPELGLLEPSLQALRLGGNPLRRQLDE; this is translated from the exons ATGGATCGGATCCTAAAAGCTGCAAGAACCTCTGGTTCCCTCAACCTCTCCAATCGCTCTCTTAG AGATGTGCCCGATGAGGTATACCGAAGTTTGGATGCAGTCGGGGAAGGTGAGAAGTGGTGGGAG GCTGTGGAGCTGCAAAAGCTAATTTTAGCTCATAATAACATTGAGTCATTAAAGGAAGACCTAAGAAATTTACCTCAACTTACTGTGTTGAATGTTAGTAATAACAAACTTATCAAGCTTCCAGCTGCAATTGGAGA GCTTCCCTTGCTTAAATCATTAGACGTTTCATTTAACTTGTTACAAAAAGTACCCGAGGAAATTGGATCAGCAACTTCCCTTGTCAA GTTTGATTGTTCGAGCAATCAACTTAAGGAACTCCCAGGTTCACTCGGAGGATGTTTAGATTTATCTGAATTGAAG GTGTCAAACAACTTCATCACCAGCTTGCCTGAAGATCTAGCAAAATGTTCAAAATTGACGAAAGTAGATTTCGAG GGAAACAAGCTAAATAGTTTTTCTGGGAATTTGATGGCATCGTGGACCATGCTTACAGAACTTAATGCAT CGAAGAACTTTCTCACTGTTATACCAGATAACTTTGGAAGCCTTTCACGACTCATTCGTCTTGACCTGCATCAAAACA GAATTTCATCAATCCCGCCATCAATAAGGGGTTGCTGTTCCCTTTTGGAATTTTATATGGG GAACAATTCACTTTCTACTTTACCAGCAGAGATTGGGGAACTTTGTCGCTTAGCAACACTAGATcttcactcaaaccag CTGAAGGAGTTTCCCATGGAGGCATGCAAATTACATCTTTCAGTCCTGGATCTTTCAAATAATTCATTGAGTGGATTGCCCTCAGAGATTG GAAAGATGACAACTTTGAGAAAACTGTTGCTTACTGGCAATCCATTGCGAACCATACGCAG CTCATTGGTTTCTGGACCTACACCTGCTTTATTGAAGTATCTTCGAAGTAGACTTTCTGAAGCTGAAG ATTCTGAAGCTACTACTCCAGCAAAGGAGATTGTTATTGCCATGGCAGCTCGAGAATCTGTTAGTTCCAAG GAACTTACTCTAGAAGGGATGGGTCTGAGTGCTGTCCCATCAGAAGTATGGGATTCAGGTGAAGTTGTAAAAGTCAATCTTTCTAGGAATTCTATCCAAGAGCTGCCTGTTGAACTTTCTTCATGTGTTTCCCTCCAG attttgattttatCCAGGAACAAGATCCAAGAGTGGCCTGGTGCAATTCTGAAATCACTTTCTAATCTTTCATGTTTGAAGCTGGACAATAATCCACTGAGACAG ATTCCATCGGACGGATTTCAAGCAGTCTCAATGCTTCAGATTCTGGATCTAAGTGGTAATCCATCTTCATTACCTGACCATTCAGCATTTTCTAACTTGCCTCATTTGCAAGAGCTTTACCTAAG ACATGTGCGATTGCATGAGGTACCGTCAGATATATTGAGCTTACAACAACTGCGAATCCTCGACTTGAGCCAAAATGCTTTACAATCAATCCCAGAG GGTTTCAAAACTCTTACTTCTCTTACTGAGCTTGACCTGTCAGACAACAATATTTCAGCACTTCCACCAGAGCTG GGTTTACTTGAACCAAGCCTACAGGCCTTGAGACTTGGTGGGAATCCACTGAGAAG ACAGTTGGATGAGTGA
- the LOC110655236 gene encoding plant intracellular Ras-group-related LRR protein 6 isoform X5 translates to MCPMRYTEVWMQSGKVRSGGRFDCSSNQLKELPGSLGGCLDLSELKVSNNFITSLPEDLAKCSKLTKVDFEGNKLNSFSGNLMASWTMLTELNASKNFLTVIPDNFGSLSRLIRLDLHQNRISSIPPSIRGCCSLLEFYMGNNSLSTLPAEIGELCRLATLDLHSNQLKEFPMEACKLHLSVLDLSNNSLSGLPSEIGKMTTLRKLLLTGNPLRTIRSSLVSGPTPALLKYLRSRLSEAEDSEATTPAKEIVIAMAARESVSSKELTLEGMGLSAVPSEVWDSGEVVKVNLSRNSIQELPVELSSCVSLQILILSRNKIQEWPGAILKSLSNLSCLKLDNNPLRQIPSDGFQAVSMLQILDLSGNPSSLPDHSAFSNLPHLQELYLRHVRLHEVPSDILSLQQLRILDLSQNALQSIPEGFKTLTSLTELDLSDNNISALPPELGLLEPSLQALRLGGNPLRSIRRTILDRGTKAVLKYLKDKIPEQ, encoded by the exons ATGTGCCCGATGAGGTATACCGAAGTTTGGATGCAGTCGGGGAAGGTGAGAAGTGGTGGGAG GTTTGATTGTTCGAGCAATCAACTTAAGGAACTCCCAGGTTCACTCGGAGGATGTTTAGATTTATCTGAATTGAAG GTGTCAAACAACTTCATCACCAGCTTGCCTGAAGATCTAGCAAAATGTTCAAAATTGACGAAAGTAGATTTCGAG GGAAACAAGCTAAATAGTTTTTCTGGGAATTTGATGGCATCGTGGACCATGCTTACAGAACTTAATGCAT CGAAGAACTTTCTCACTGTTATACCAGATAACTTTGGAAGCCTTTCACGACTCATTCGTCTTGACCTGCATCAAAACA GAATTTCATCAATCCCGCCATCAATAAGGGGTTGCTGTTCCCTTTTGGAATTTTATATGGG GAACAATTCACTTTCTACTTTACCAGCAGAGATTGGGGAACTTTGTCGCTTAGCAACACTAGATcttcactcaaaccag CTGAAGGAGTTTCCCATGGAGGCATGCAAATTACATCTTTCAGTCCTGGATCTTTCAAATAATTCATTGAGTGGATTGCCCTCAGAGATTG GAAAGATGACAACTTTGAGAAAACTGTTGCTTACTGGCAATCCATTGCGAACCATACGCAG CTCATTGGTTTCTGGACCTACACCTGCTTTATTGAAGTATCTTCGAAGTAGACTTTCTGAAGCTGAAG ATTCTGAAGCTACTACTCCAGCAAAGGAGATTGTTATTGCCATGGCAGCTCGAGAATCTGTTAGTTCCAAG GAACTTACTCTAGAAGGGATGGGTCTGAGTGCTGTCCCATCAGAAGTATGGGATTCAGGTGAAGTTGTAAAAGTCAATCTTTCTAGGAATTCTATCCAAGAGCTGCCTGTTGAACTTTCTTCATGTGTTTCCCTCCAG attttgattttatCCAGGAACAAGATCCAAGAGTGGCCTGGTGCAATTCTGAAATCACTTTCTAATCTTTCATGTTTGAAGCTGGACAATAATCCACTGAGACAG ATTCCATCGGACGGATTTCAAGCAGTCTCAATGCTTCAGATTCTGGATCTAAGTGGTAATCCATCTTCATTACCTGACCATTCAGCATTTTCTAACTTGCCTCATTTGCAAGAGCTTTACCTAAG ACATGTGCGATTGCATGAGGTACCGTCAGATATATTGAGCTTACAACAACTGCGAATCCTCGACTTGAGCCAAAATGCTTTACAATCAATCCCAGAG GGTTTCAAAACTCTTACTTCTCTTACTGAGCTTGACCTGTCAGACAACAATATTTCAGCACTTCCACCAGAGCTG GGTTTACTTGAACCAAGCCTACAGGCCTTGAGACTTGGTGGGAATCCACTGAGAAG cATCCGAAGGACAATTTTGGATAGAGGAACAAAAGCTGTTCTGAAGTATTTAAAGGACAAAATTCCAGAGCAGTAG
- the LOC110655235 gene encoding uncharacterized protein LOC110655235 isoform X1: protein MEADLMHDVHAEDEEEYVLLDLDAVSGQVDVPPDAPYVLYGLDTLNPILIIDDKLKLIGEYEETIGTCLVFSEEEAPPVLHEETGPSEANLFSGKCIIDPNQAPSKQVKPVARLHKTLKFRLLLEDVKDASVEVNT, encoded by the exons ATGGAAGCAGACTTGATGCACGATGTTCATGCAGAGGATGAAGAGGAATATGTACTACTTGATCTTGATGCCGTGTCTGGGCAAGTTGACGTTCCGCCAGATGCACCATATGTTCTATAT GGTCTTGATACTTTGAATCCAATACTGATCATAGATGACAAATTGAAGCTG ATAGGAGAATATGAAGAAACAATAGGAACATGTTTGGTTTTCTCTGAAGAAG AAGCTCCCCCTGTGCTTCATGAGGAGACAGGACCATCAGAAGCAAACCTGTTCTCAGGTAAATGCATAATTGATCCAAATCAAGCTCCAAGTAAGCAAGTGAAGCCAGTTGCCCGCCTTCATAAGACTCTAAAGTTTAGATTGTTGTTGGAAGATGTCAAAGATGCTTCAGTTGAAGTAAATACATGA
- the LOC110655235 gene encoding uncharacterized protein LOC110655235 isoform X2 gives MEADLMHDVHAEDEEEYVLLDLDAVSGQVDVPPDAPYVLYGLDTLNPILIIDDKLKLIGEYEETIGTCLVFSEEAPPVLHEETGPSEANLFSGKCIIDPNQAPSKQVKPVARLHKTLKFRLLLEDVKDASVEVNT, from the exons ATGGAAGCAGACTTGATGCACGATGTTCATGCAGAGGATGAAGAGGAATATGTACTACTTGATCTTGATGCCGTGTCTGGGCAAGTTGACGTTCCGCCAGATGCACCATATGTTCTATAT GGTCTTGATACTTTGAATCCAATACTGATCATAGATGACAAATTGAAGCTG ATAGGAGAATATGAAGAAACAATAGGAACATGTTTGGTTTTCTCTGAAGAAG CTCCCCCTGTGCTTCATGAGGAGACAGGACCATCAGAAGCAAACCTGTTCTCAGGTAAATGCATAATTGATCCAAATCAAGCTCCAAGTAAGCAAGTGAAGCCAGTTGCCCGCCTTCATAAGACTCTAAAGTTTAGATTGTTGTTGGAAGATGTCAAAGATGCTTCAGTTGAAGTAAATACATGA